One Tursiops truncatus isolate mTurTru1 chromosome 3, mTurTru1.mat.Y, whole genome shotgun sequence DNA segment encodes these proteins:
- the GZMM gene encoding granzyme M isoform X2, which translates to MVSLQKSGSHLCGGVLVNRQWVLTAAHCLIHPTQLLRLVLGLHVLGDPALTCRIREVVLHPEYKPAPHLKNDLALLKLDGKVKRSKTIRPLALPRGRQAVAAGARCSMAGWGVTHQSGQLARALQELDMHVLDARMCNNSRFWQGDISPRMICLAAYSKNQAPCKGDSGGPVICSRGQVAGILSFSSKNCTDIFKPPVATAVAPYKSWIEKVIGH; encoded by the exons ATGGTTTCGCTGCAGAAATCCGGCTCCCACCTGTGTGGGGGGGTCCTCGTGAACCGGCAGTGGGTGTTGACAGCTGCCCACTGCCTGATCCATCC GACACAGCTGCTGAGGCTGGTGCTGGGGCTCCACGTGCTCGGAGACCCTGCCCTTACCTGCCGCATCAGGGAGGTGGTCCTGCACCCCGAATACAAGCCAGCCCCCCATCTGAAGAATGACCTCGCGCTGCTTAAG CTGGATGGGAAGGTGAAACGCAGCAAGACCATCCGGCCCCTGGCCTTGCCGCGAGGACGCCAGGCAGTGGCCGCAGGAGCGCGGTGCAGCATGGCCGGCTGGGGTGTGACCCACCAGAGTGGGCAACTGGCCAGGGCACTGCAGGAGCTGGATATGCACGTGCTGGACGCCAGGATGTGCAACAACAGTCGGTTTTGGCAGGGTGACATCAGCCCCCGCATGATCTGCCTGGCAGCCTACTCCAAGAACCAGGCCCCCTGCAAG GGGGACTCGGGAGGACCCGTGATATGCAGCAGAGGCCAAGTGGCTGGAATCCTGTCCTTCAGCTCTAAGAACTGCACCGACATCTTCAAACCCCCCGTGGCCACCGCCGTGGCCCCCTATAAGTCCTGGATCGAGAAGGTCATCGGCCACTAG
- the GZMM gene encoding granzyme M isoform X1 produces MEAPRSPMLLLLAVLGALWAGGNTFETHIIGGREAARSSHPYMVSLQKSGSHLCGGVLVNRQWVLTAAHCLIHPTQLLRLVLGLHVLGDPALTCRIREVVLHPEYKPAPHLKNDLALLKLDGKVKRSKTIRPLALPRGRQAVAAGARCSMAGWGVTHQSGQLARALQELDMHVLDARMCNNSRFWQGDISPRMICLAAYSKNQAPCKGDSGGPVICSRGQVAGILSFSSKNCTDIFKPPVATAVAPYKSWIEKVIGH; encoded by the exons gagGCAACACGTTTGAGACCCACATCATTGGGGGTCGAGAGGCTGCCCGCAGCTCACACCCATACATGGTTTCGCTGCAGAAATCCGGCTCCCACCTGTGTGGGGGGGTCCTCGTGAACCGGCAGTGGGTGTTGACAGCTGCCCACTGCCTGATCCATCC GACACAGCTGCTGAGGCTGGTGCTGGGGCTCCACGTGCTCGGAGACCCTGCCCTTACCTGCCGCATCAGGGAGGTGGTCCTGCACCCCGAATACAAGCCAGCCCCCCATCTGAAGAATGACCTCGCGCTGCTTAAG CTGGATGGGAAGGTGAAACGCAGCAAGACCATCCGGCCCCTGGCCTTGCCGCGAGGACGCCAGGCAGTGGCCGCAGGAGCGCGGTGCAGCATGGCCGGCTGGGGTGTGACCCACCAGAGTGGGCAACTGGCCAGGGCACTGCAGGAGCTGGATATGCACGTGCTGGACGCCAGGATGTGCAACAACAGTCGGTTTTGGCAGGGTGACATCAGCCCCCGCATGATCTGCCTGGCAGCCTACTCCAAGAACCAGGCCCCCTGCAAG GGGGACTCGGGAGGACCCGTGATATGCAGCAGAGGCCAAGTGGCTGGAATCCTGTCCTTCAGCTCTAAGAACTGCACCGACATCTTCAAACCCCCCGTGGCCACCGCCGTGGCCCCCTATAAGTCCTGGATCGAGAAGGTCATCGGCCACTAG